The Panicum hallii strain FIL2 chromosome 9, PHallii_v3.1, whole genome shotgun sequence genome has a window encoding:
- the LOC112875194 gene encoding protein Rf1, mitochondrial-like isoform X1 — MKQSLIASLERTICCRARSRSLGPGDALRLFDKLLRQPPPRPGSATAFNHLLAAVARGSNDGAARAVYLFGRMAGAGAAVPDACTYSNLIASCCHAGRVDLAFSPLATALKAGLRLAANSFTPLLRGLCRERRVAEAVDVARRMMPELGCAPDAFSHSAVLKVLCDDGRSLEALQLLRTLARNRDEIGVVAYTIVIGGLFKEDKVEEAVKLFDEMRNQGVSPNVMTYFSVIDKLCKVGSVDKAKGVLQWMVAEGVAPNCIVYTSLINGYAISGQWKGAVMMFEEMIGKGIKPHVITYNLLIRALCKHRKCSEARKVFDYLIKSGEKTDVTTYGILLHGYAFHGSLADVQNILEMMLRNGIAPNEYVFASLLFAYAVHGSADEAMLVLTDMRKQGFSLNVVHYGTIINVLCKAGRMEDAMSQFNQMIHEGVHPNCMAYAFLVQGFCTCGNWKKAKELVFDMIQRGVHPEAKRFTLVIRNLCSEGRLEESQKLFNLFVSVGGKPDIVMYGTLIDGYCLSRKMEEAMALFDAFISSGFKPNSVIYGALINGYFKIGRIDDALTLFREMLSKEIKPNVISYGIILDGLFKAGRTTAALEQYHKMIDSGVKLDSIIYNTILGGLCKNNFAGQALVIFQELLSMNFHLEILTYYIMIDGLLRAGKRKEAKDVFAAISTNGLEPDAGIYRLMITALIEDGLLEEADELFLSMENNGHAADSRMLNDIVRISLEKGEVLKAGTYLLKIDEKNFSLHSSTTQALVSLFSDGKHEEQKKLLPKKYHYLAKTE; from the coding sequence ATGAAGCAGTCTCTTATTGCCTCCCTGGAGCGCACCATCTGCTGCCGCGCGCGGTCGAGGAGCCTGGGCCCGGGCGACGCGCTCCGCCTGTtcgacaaacttcttcgtcaaccgcCGCCCAGGCCCGGCTCAGCCACCGCCTTCAatcacctcctcgccgccgtcgcccgcggCAGCAACGATGGCGCAGCGCGCGCCGTCTACCTCTTCGGCCGCATGGCCGGAGCGGGCGCTGCTGTGCCCGACGCGTGCACCTACAGCAACCTCATCGCCAGCTGCTGCCACGCGGGCCGGGTGGACCTCGCGTTCTCCCCGCTCGCCACCGCTCTCAAGGCGGGCCTGAGGTTGGCGGCCAACTCCTTCACCCCGCTCCTCAGGGGGCTATGCCGCGAGCGGCGGGTGGCGGAGGCTGTGGACGTAGCGCGCCGCATGATGCCCGAGTTGGGATGCGCGCCCGACGCCTTCTCCCACTCCGCCGTCCTCAAGGTGCTGTGCGACGACGGGCGGAGCTTAGAGGCGCTCCAGCTGCTCCGCACGTTGGCGAGGAACAGAGATGAAATCGGCGTGGTGGCATACACCATTGTCATCGGCGGTCTCTTCAAGGAAGATAAGGTGGAAGAAGCCGTCAAGCTGTTCGATGAAATGCGTAACCAGGGGGTTTCACCGAATGTGATGACGTACTTCTCGGTCATCGACAAACTGTGCAAGGTCGGATCAGTTGACAAGGCCAAGGGGGTCCTTCAATGGATGGTCGCTGAAGGTGTTGCCCCAAATTGTATTGTGTATACTAGCCTGATCAATGGGTACGCCATATCAGGACAGTGGAAAGGGGCAGTTATGATGTTCGAAGAGATGATTGGCAAGGGTATTAAACCGCATGTCATCACTTACAATTTATTAATCAGGGCTCTGTGCAAGCACAGAAAATGCAGTGAAGCTAGGAAAGTTTTTGATTATTTAATCAAGAGTGGTGAAAAGACTGATGTTACCACCTATGGCATTCTGCTTCATGGGTATGCCTTTCATGGATCTCTTGCTGATGTGCAAAACATATTGGAGATGATGTTAAGGAATGGTATTGCGCCTAATGAATACGTGTTTGCCAGTTTGCTATTTGCATATGCTGTTCATGGAAGTGCTGACGAAGCAATGCTTGTGCTTACTGATATGCGGAAGCAAGGATTTAGCCTTAATGTGGTTCACTATGGAACAATAATAAATGTTCTGTGCAAAGCAGGCAGGATGGAGGATGCTATGTCCCAATTCAATCAGATGATTCATGAAGGAGTGCATCCTAACTGTATGGCCTATGCTTTCTTGGTTCAGGGTTTTTGCACATGTGGCAATTGGAAGAAAGCAAAGGAATTAGTTTTTGACATGATACAAAGAGGTGTTCATCCTGAAGCCAAACGTTTTACTTTAGTCATACGGAATCTATGCAGTGAGGGAAGGCTTGAAGAATCCCAAAAACTCTTCAACCTATTTGTAAGTGTAGGTGGGAAACCTGACATTGTTATGTATGGTACACTCATAGATGGGTATTGCTTATCTAGGAAAATGGAAGAGGCGATGGCATTGTTTGATGCTTTTATCTCTAGTGGCTTTAAACCCAATTCTGTCATCTATGGTGCTCTAATTAATGGTTATTTTAAAATTGGGAGGATAGATGATGCATTAACTCTGTTCAGAGAAATGTTGAGCAAGGAAATTAAGCCAAATGTTATCTCATATGGCATTATACTGGATGGGCTGTTTAAAGCTGGTAGAACTACTGCTGCATTGGAGCAATATCACAAGATGATTGATAGTGGAGTGAAGTTGGATTCCATTATCTATAATACAATTCTAGGAGGACTTTGTAAGAATAATTTTGCTGGTCAAGCACTCGTCATATTTCAAGAACTACTTTCTATGAATTTTCATCTTGAGATTCTTACTTACTATATTATGATTGATGGCTTGCTTCGTGCTGGTAAGAGGAAAGAAGCCAAGGATGTTTTTGCTGCAATATCAACTAATGGTTTGGAACCTGATGCTGGCATATACAGATTAATGATAACAGCTCTTATAGAGGATGGGTTATTAGAAGAGGCTGATGAGCTGTTCTTATCAATGGAGAACAATGGTCATGCTGCTGACTCACGTATGCTAAATGATATTGTTAGAATATCATTGGAAAAAGGGGAGGTGCTCAAGGCTGGAACTTACCTCTTGAAGATTGACGAGAAGAATTTCTCCCTTCATTCTTCCACCACTCAAGCTCTGGTATCTCTTTTCTCAGATGGTAAGCATGAGGAGCAGAAAAAGTTGCTTCCTAAAAAATATCACTATTTAGCGAAGACTGAATGA
- the LOC112875194 gene encoding protein Rf1, mitochondrial-like isoform X2: MKQSLIASLERTICCRARSRSLGPGDALRLFDKLLRQPPPRPGSATAFNHLLAAVARGSNDGAARAVYLFGRMAGAGAAVPDACTYSNLIASCCHAGRVDLAFSPLATALKAGLRLAANSFTPLLRGLCRERRVAEAVDVARRMMPELGCAPDAFSHSAVLKVLCDDGRSLEALQLLRTLARNRDEIGVVAYTIVIGGLFKEDKVEEAVKLFDEMRNQGVSPNVMTYFSVIDKLCKVGSVDKAKGVLQWMVAEGVAPNCIVYTSLINGYAISGQWKGAVMMFEEMIGKGIKPHVITYNLLIRALCKHRKCSEARKVFDYLIKSGEKTDVTTYGILLHGYAFHGSLADVQNILEMMLRNGIAPNEYVFASLLFAYAVHGSADEAMLVLTDMRKQGFSLNVVHYGTIINVLCKAGRMEDAMSQFNQMIHEGVHPNCMAYAFLVQGFCTCGNWKKAKELVFDMIQRGVHPEAKRFTLVIRNLCSEGRLEESQKLFNLFVSVGGKPDIVMYGTLIDGYCLSRKMEEAMALFDAFISSGFKPNSVIYGALINGYFKIGRIDDALTLFREMLSKEIKPNVISYGIILDGLFKAGRTTAALEQYHKMIDSGVKLDSIIYNTILGGLCKNNFAGQALVIFQELLSMNFHLEILTYYIMIDGLLRAGKRKEAKDVFAAISTNGLEPDAGIYRLMITALIEDGLLEEADELFLSMENNGHAADSRMLNDIVRISLEKGEVLKAGTYLLKIDEKNFSLHSSTTQALVSLFSDDPFLGQGWPQERKMTLS; the protein is encoded by the exons ATGAAGCAGTCTCTTATTGCCTCCCTGGAGCGCACCATCTGCTGCCGCGCGCGGTCGAGGAGCCTGGGCCCGGGCGACGCGCTCCGCCTGTtcgacaaacttcttcgtcaaccgcCGCCCAGGCCCGGCTCAGCCACCGCCTTCAatcacctcctcgccgccgtcgcccgcggCAGCAACGATGGCGCAGCGCGCGCCGTCTACCTCTTCGGCCGCATGGCCGGAGCGGGCGCTGCTGTGCCCGACGCGTGCACCTACAGCAACCTCATCGCCAGCTGCTGCCACGCGGGCCGGGTGGACCTCGCGTTCTCCCCGCTCGCCACCGCTCTCAAGGCGGGCCTGAGGTTGGCGGCCAACTCCTTCACCCCGCTCCTCAGGGGGCTATGCCGCGAGCGGCGGGTGGCGGAGGCTGTGGACGTAGCGCGCCGCATGATGCCCGAGTTGGGATGCGCGCCCGACGCCTTCTCCCACTCCGCCGTCCTCAAGGTGCTGTGCGACGACGGGCGGAGCTTAGAGGCGCTCCAGCTGCTCCGCACGTTGGCGAGGAACAGAGATGAAATCGGCGTGGTGGCATACACCATTGTCATCGGCGGTCTCTTCAAGGAAGATAAGGTGGAAGAAGCCGTCAAGCTGTTCGATGAAATGCGTAACCAGGGGGTTTCACCGAATGTGATGACGTACTTCTCGGTCATCGACAAACTGTGCAAGGTCGGATCAGTTGACAAGGCCAAGGGGGTCCTTCAATGGATGGTCGCTGAAGGTGTTGCCCCAAATTGTATTGTGTATACTAGCCTGATCAATGGGTACGCCATATCAGGACAGTGGAAAGGGGCAGTTATGATGTTCGAAGAGATGATTGGCAAGGGTATTAAACCGCATGTCATCACTTACAATTTATTAATCAGGGCTCTGTGCAAGCACAGAAAATGCAGTGAAGCTAGGAAAGTTTTTGATTATTTAATCAAGAGTGGTGAAAAGACTGATGTTACCACCTATGGCATTCTGCTTCATGGGTATGCCTTTCATGGATCTCTTGCTGATGTGCAAAACATATTGGAGATGATGTTAAGGAATGGTATTGCGCCTAATGAATACGTGTTTGCCAGTTTGCTATTTGCATATGCTGTTCATGGAAGTGCTGACGAAGCAATGCTTGTGCTTACTGATATGCGGAAGCAAGGATTTAGCCTTAATGTGGTTCACTATGGAACAATAATAAATGTTCTGTGCAAAGCAGGCAGGATGGAGGATGCTATGTCCCAATTCAATCAGATGATTCATGAAGGAGTGCATCCTAACTGTATGGCCTATGCTTTCTTGGTTCAGGGTTTTTGCACATGTGGCAATTGGAAGAAAGCAAAGGAATTAGTTTTTGACATGATACAAAGAGGTGTTCATCCTGAAGCCAAACGTTTTACTTTAGTCATACGGAATCTATGCAGTGAGGGAAGGCTTGAAGAATCCCAAAAACTCTTCAACCTATTTGTAAGTGTAGGTGGGAAACCTGACATTGTTATGTATGGTACACTCATAGATGGGTATTGCTTATCTAGGAAAATGGAAGAGGCGATGGCATTGTTTGATGCTTTTATCTCTAGTGGCTTTAAACCCAATTCTGTCATCTATGGTGCTCTAATTAATGGTTATTTTAAAATTGGGAGGATAGATGATGCATTAACTCTGTTCAGAGAAATGTTGAGCAAGGAAATTAAGCCAAATGTTATCTCATATGGCATTATACTGGATGGGCTGTTTAAAGCTGGTAGAACTACTGCTGCATTGGAGCAATATCACAAGATGATTGATAGTGGAGTGAAGTTGGATTCCATTATCTATAATACAATTCTAGGAGGACTTTGTAAGAATAATTTTGCTGGTCAAGCACTCGTCATATTTCAAGAACTACTTTCTATGAATTTTCATCTTGAGATTCTTACTTACTATATTATGATTGATGGCTTGCTTCGTGCTGGTAAGAGGAAAGAAGCCAAGGATGTTTTTGCTGCAATATCAACTAATGGTTTGGAACCTGATGCTGGCATATACAGATTAATGATAACAGCTCTTATAGAGGATGGGTTATTAGAAGAGGCTGATGAGCTGTTCTTATCAATGGAGAACAATGGTCATGCTGCTGACTCACGTATGCTAAATGATATTGTTAGAATATCATTGGAAAAAGGGGAGGTGCTCAAGGCTGGAACTTACCTCTTGAAGATTGACGAGAAGAATTTCTCCCTTCATTCTTCCACCACTCAAGCTCTGGTATCTCTTTTCTCAGATG ATCCCTTTCTGGGGCAGGGGTGGCCTCAAGAACGAAAGATGACATTGAGCTAA
- the LOC112875194 gene encoding protein Rf1, mitochondrial-like isoform X3: protein MKQSLIASLERTICCRARSRSLGPGDALRLFDKLLRQPPPRPGSATAFNHLLAAVARGSNDGAARAVYLFGRMAGAGAAVPDACTYSNLIASCCHAGRVDLAFSPLATALKAGLRLAANSFTPLLRGLCRERRVAEAVDVARRMMPELGCAPDAFSHSAVLKVLCDDGRSLEALQLLRTLARNRDEIGVVAYTIVIGGLFKEDKVEEAVKLFDEMRNQGVSPNVMTYFSVIDKLCKVGSVDKAKGVLQWMVAEGVAPNCIVYTSLINGYAISGQWKGAVMMFEEMIGKGIKPHVITYNLLIRALCKHRKCSEARKVFDYLIKSGEKTDVTTYGILLHGYAFHGSLADVQNILEMMLRNGIAPNEYVFASLLFAYAVHGSADEAMLVLTDMRKQGFSLNVVHYGTIINVLCKAGRMEDAMSQFNQMIHEGVHPNCMAYAFLVQGFCTCGNWKKAKELVFDMIQRGVHPEAKRFTLVIRNLCSEGRLEESQKLFNLFVSVGGKPDIVMYGTLIDGYCLSRKMEEAMALFDAFISSGFKPNSVIYGALINGYFKIGRIDDALTLFREMLSKEIKPNVISYGIILDGLFKAGRTTAALEQYHKMIDSGVKLDSIIYNTILGGLCKNNFAGQALVIFQELLSMNFHLEILTYYIMIDGLLRAGKRKEAKDVFAAISTNGLEPDAGIYRLMITALIEDGLLEEADELFLSMENNGHAADSRMLNDIVRISLEKGEVLKAGTYLLKIDEKNFSLHSSTTQALVSLFSDGIHRKGGLWTRCLTNC, encoded by the coding sequence ATGAAGCAGTCTCTTATTGCCTCCCTGGAGCGCACCATCTGCTGCCGCGCGCGGTCGAGGAGCCTGGGCCCGGGCGACGCGCTCCGCCTGTtcgacaaacttcttcgtcaaccgcCGCCCAGGCCCGGCTCAGCCACCGCCTTCAatcacctcctcgccgccgtcgcccgcggCAGCAACGATGGCGCAGCGCGCGCCGTCTACCTCTTCGGCCGCATGGCCGGAGCGGGCGCTGCTGTGCCCGACGCGTGCACCTACAGCAACCTCATCGCCAGCTGCTGCCACGCGGGCCGGGTGGACCTCGCGTTCTCCCCGCTCGCCACCGCTCTCAAGGCGGGCCTGAGGTTGGCGGCCAACTCCTTCACCCCGCTCCTCAGGGGGCTATGCCGCGAGCGGCGGGTGGCGGAGGCTGTGGACGTAGCGCGCCGCATGATGCCCGAGTTGGGATGCGCGCCCGACGCCTTCTCCCACTCCGCCGTCCTCAAGGTGCTGTGCGACGACGGGCGGAGCTTAGAGGCGCTCCAGCTGCTCCGCACGTTGGCGAGGAACAGAGATGAAATCGGCGTGGTGGCATACACCATTGTCATCGGCGGTCTCTTCAAGGAAGATAAGGTGGAAGAAGCCGTCAAGCTGTTCGATGAAATGCGTAACCAGGGGGTTTCACCGAATGTGATGACGTACTTCTCGGTCATCGACAAACTGTGCAAGGTCGGATCAGTTGACAAGGCCAAGGGGGTCCTTCAATGGATGGTCGCTGAAGGTGTTGCCCCAAATTGTATTGTGTATACTAGCCTGATCAATGGGTACGCCATATCAGGACAGTGGAAAGGGGCAGTTATGATGTTCGAAGAGATGATTGGCAAGGGTATTAAACCGCATGTCATCACTTACAATTTATTAATCAGGGCTCTGTGCAAGCACAGAAAATGCAGTGAAGCTAGGAAAGTTTTTGATTATTTAATCAAGAGTGGTGAAAAGACTGATGTTACCACCTATGGCATTCTGCTTCATGGGTATGCCTTTCATGGATCTCTTGCTGATGTGCAAAACATATTGGAGATGATGTTAAGGAATGGTATTGCGCCTAATGAATACGTGTTTGCCAGTTTGCTATTTGCATATGCTGTTCATGGAAGTGCTGACGAAGCAATGCTTGTGCTTACTGATATGCGGAAGCAAGGATTTAGCCTTAATGTGGTTCACTATGGAACAATAATAAATGTTCTGTGCAAAGCAGGCAGGATGGAGGATGCTATGTCCCAATTCAATCAGATGATTCATGAAGGAGTGCATCCTAACTGTATGGCCTATGCTTTCTTGGTTCAGGGTTTTTGCACATGTGGCAATTGGAAGAAAGCAAAGGAATTAGTTTTTGACATGATACAAAGAGGTGTTCATCCTGAAGCCAAACGTTTTACTTTAGTCATACGGAATCTATGCAGTGAGGGAAGGCTTGAAGAATCCCAAAAACTCTTCAACCTATTTGTAAGTGTAGGTGGGAAACCTGACATTGTTATGTATGGTACACTCATAGATGGGTATTGCTTATCTAGGAAAATGGAAGAGGCGATGGCATTGTTTGATGCTTTTATCTCTAGTGGCTTTAAACCCAATTCTGTCATCTATGGTGCTCTAATTAATGGTTATTTTAAAATTGGGAGGATAGATGATGCATTAACTCTGTTCAGAGAAATGTTGAGCAAGGAAATTAAGCCAAATGTTATCTCATATGGCATTATACTGGATGGGCTGTTTAAAGCTGGTAGAACTACTGCTGCATTGGAGCAATATCACAAGATGATTGATAGTGGAGTGAAGTTGGATTCCATTATCTATAATACAATTCTAGGAGGACTTTGTAAGAATAATTTTGCTGGTCAAGCACTCGTCATATTTCAAGAACTACTTTCTATGAATTTTCATCTTGAGATTCTTACTTACTATATTATGATTGATGGCTTGCTTCGTGCTGGTAAGAGGAAAGAAGCCAAGGATGTTTTTGCTGCAATATCAACTAATGGTTTGGAACCTGATGCTGGCATATACAGATTAATGATAACAGCTCTTATAGAGGATGGGTTATTAGAAGAGGCTGATGAGCTGTTCTTATCAATGGAGAACAATGGTCATGCTGCTGACTCACGTATGCTAAATGATATTGTTAGAATATCATTGGAAAAAGGGGAGGTGCTCAAGGCTGGAACTTACCTCTTGAAGATTGACGAGAAGAATTTCTCCCTTCATTCTTCCACCACTCAAGCTCTGGTATCTCTTTTCTCAGATG